One genomic segment of Macaca fascicularis isolate 582-1 chromosome 19, T2T-MFA8v1.1 includes these proteins:
- the RPL36 gene encoding large ribosomal subunit protein eL36 — protein sequence MALRYPMAVGLNKGHKVTKNVSKPRHSRRRGRLTKHTKFVRDMIREVCGFAPYERRAMELLKVSKDKRALKFIKKRVGTHIRAKRKREELSNVLAAMRKAAAKKD from the exons ATGGCTCTACGCTACCCTATGGCCGTGGGCCTCAACAAGGGCCACAAGGTGACCAAGAACGTGAGCAAGCCCAGGCACAGCCGCCGCCGCGGG CGTCTGACGAAACACACCAAGTTCGTGCGGGACATGATTCGGGAGGTGTGTGGCTTTGCCCCGTACGAGCGGCGCGCCATGGAGTTACTGAAGGTCTCCAAGGACAAACGGGCCCTCAAGTTTATCAAGAAAAGG GTGGGGACGCACATCCGCGCCAAGAGGAAGCGGGAGGAGCTGAGCAACGTATTGGCCGCTATGAGGAAAGCTGCTGCCAAGAAAGACTGA
- the LONP1 gene encoding lon protease homolog, mitochondrial isoform X1, with amino-acid sequence MAASTGYVRLWGAARCWALRRPILAAAGGRVPTAAGAWLFRGRRACDAFPPWALWGRGPVIGGQWRGFWEANSRGGGAFSGGQDASEGGAEEGAGGAGGSAGGGEGPVITALTPMTIPDVFPHLPLIAITRNPVFPRFIKIIEVKNKKLAELLRRKVRLAQPYVGVFLKRDDNNESDVVENLDEIYHTGTFAQIHEMQDLGDKLRMIVMGHRRVHISRQLEVEPEELEAENKHKPRRKSKRGKKEAEDELSARHPTELAMEPAPELPAEVLMVEVENVVHEDFQVTEEVKALTAEIVKTIRDIIALNPLYRESVLQMMQAGQRVVDNPIYLSDMGAALTGAESHELQDVLEETNIPKRLYKALSLLKKEFELSKLQQRLGREVEEKIKQTHRKYLLQEQLKIIKKELGLEKDDKDAIEEKFRERLKELVVPKHVMDVVDEELSKLGLLDNHSSEFNVTRNYLDWLTSIPWGKYSNENLDLVRAQAVLEEDHYGMEDVKKRILEFIAVSQLRGSTQGKILCFYGPPGVGKTSIARSIARALNREYFRFSVGGMTDVAEIKGHRRTYVGAMPGKIIQCLKKTKTENPLILIDEVDKIGRGYQGDPSSALLELLDPEQNANFLDHYLDVPVDLSKVLFICTANVTDTIPEPLRDRMEMINVSGYVAQEKLAIAERYLVPQARALCGLDESKAKLSSDVLTLLIKQYCRESGVRNLQKQVEKVLRKSAYKIVSGEAKSVEVTPENLQDFVGKPVFTVERMYDVTPPGVVMGLAWTAMGGSTLFVETSLRRPQDKDAKGDKDGSLEVTGQLGEVMKESARIAYTFARAFLMQHAPANNYLVTSHIHLHVPEGATPKDGPSAGCTIVTALLSLAMGRPVRQNLAMTGEVSLTGKILPVGGIKEKTIAAKRAGVTCIVLPAENKKDFYDLAAFITEGLEVHFVEHYREIFDIAFPDEQAEAEALAVER; translated from the exons ATGGCGGCGAGCACAGGCTACGTGCGACTGTGGGGAGCGGCGCGGTGCTGGGCGCTGCGGCGGCCGATACTGGCCGCCGCCGGGGGGCGGGTCCCCACTGCAGCCGGAGCGTGGTTGTTCCGAGGCCGGCGGGCCTGTGACGCCTTTCCTCCTTGGGCACTGTGGGGCCGAGGCCCGGTAATTGGGGGCCAGTGGCGGGGGTTTTGGGAAGCGAACAGCCGCGGCGGAGGAGCATTCTCGGGGGGCCAGGACGCCTCCGAGGGCGGCGCAGAGGAAGGAGCCGGGGGCGCGGGGGGCAGCGCGGGCGGCGGGGAAGGCCCGGTCATAACGGCGCTCACGCCCATGACGATCCCCGATGTGTTCCCGCACTTGCCGCTCATCGCCATCACCCGCAACCCGGTGTTCCCGCGCTTTATCAAGATTATCGAG GTTAAAAATAAGAAGTTGGCTGAGCTGCTAAGAAGGAAAGTCCGTCTCGCCCAGCCTTATGTCGGTGTCTTTCTAAAGAGAGATGACAA CAACGAGTCGGATGTGGTGGAGAACCTGGATGAAATCTACCACACGGGGACATTTGCCCAGATCCACGAGATGCAGGACCTTGGGGACAAGCTGCGCATGATCGTCATGGGACACAGAAG AGTCCATATCAGCAGACAGCTGGAGGTGGAGCCCGAGGAGCTGGAGGCGGAGAACAAGCACAAGCCCCGCAGGAAGTCGAAGCGGGGCAAGAAGGAGGCGGAGGACGAGCTGAGTGCCAGGCACCCGACGGAGCTGGCGATGGAGCCTGCCCCCGAGCTCCCGGCCGAGGTGCTCATGGTGGAGGTGGAGAACGTCGTCCATGAGGACTTCCAGGTCACAGAGGAGGTGAAA GCCCTGACCGCAGAGATCGTGAAGACCATCCGGGACATCATTGCCCTGAACCCTCTCTACAG GGAGTCGGTGCTGCAGATGATGCAGGCTGGCCAGCGGGTGGTGGACAACCCCATCTACCTGAGCGACATGGGCGCTGCGCTCACCGGGGCCGAGTCCCACGAGCTGCAGGACGTCCTGGAAGAGACCAAC ATTCCCAAGCGGCTGTACAAGGCCCTCTCCCTGCTGAAGAAGGAATTTGAACTGAGCAAGCTGCAGCAGCGCCTGGGGCGGGAG GTGGAGGAAAAGATCAAGCAGACCCATCGCAAGTACCTGCTGCAGGAGCAGCTGAAGATCATCAAgaaggagctgggcctggagaagGACGACAAGGACGCCATCGAGGAGAAGTTCCGGGAGCGCCTCAAGGAGCTCGTGGTCCCCAAGCATGTCATGGATGTTGTGGACGAGGAGCTGAGCAAGCTGGGCCTGCTGGACAACCACTCCTCGGAATTCAA TGTCACCCGCAACTACCTAGATTGGCTCACGTCCATCCCTTGGGGCAAGTACAGCAACGAGAACCTGGACCTGGTGCGGGCACAGGCAGTGCTGGAGGAAGACCACTACGGCATGGAGGACGTCAAGAAACGCATCCTG GAGTTCATTGCCGTCAGCCAGCTCCGCGGCTCCACCCAGGGCAAGATCCTCTGCTTCTACGGCCCCCCTGGCGTGGGCAAGACCAGCATTGCCCGCTCCATCGCCCGCGCCCTGAACCGAGAGTACTTCCGCTTCAGCGTTGGGGGCATGACTGACGTGGCTGAGATCAAGGGCCACAG GCGGACCTACGTGGGCGCCATGCCCGGGAAAATCATCCAGTGTCTGAAGAAGACCAAGACGGAGAATCCCCTGATCCTCATTGACGAG GTGGACAAGATCGGCCGGGGCTACCAGGGGGACCCCTCGTCCGCGCTGCTGGAGCTGCTGGACCCAGAGCAGAACGCCAACTTCCTGGACCACTACCTGGACGTGCCCGTGGACTTGTCCAAG GTGCTGTTCATCTGCACGGCCAACGTCACGGACACCATCCCGGAGCCGCTCCGAGACCGCATGGAGATGATCAATGTGTCGGGCTACGTGGCCCAGGAGAAGCTGGCCATTGCAGAG CGCTACCTGGTGCCCCAGGCCCGCGCCCTGTGCGGCCTGGATGAGAGCAAGGCCAAGCTGTCGTCGGACGTGCTGACGCTGCTCATCAAGCAGTACTGCCGCGAGAGCGGCGTCCGCAACCTGCAGAAGCAAGTGGAGAAG GTGTTGCGGAAATCGGCCTACAAGATAGTCAGCGGCGAGGCCAAGTCCGTGGAGGTGACGCCCGAGAACCTCCAGGACTTCGTGGGGAAGCCCGTGTTCACTGTGGAGCGCATGTACGACGTGACGCCGCCCGGCGTGGTCATGGGGCTGGCCTGGACTGCCATGG GAGGCTCCACACTGTTTGTGGAGACATCCCTGAGACGGCCACAGGACAAGGACGCCAAGGGTGACAAGGACGGCAGCCTGGAGGTGACAGGCCAGCTGGGGGAGGTGATGAAGGAGAGCGCCCGCATAGCCTACACCTTCGCCAGGGCCTTCCTCATGCAGCACGCCCCCGCCAACAACTACCTGGTGACCTCACACATCCACCTGCATGTGCCCGAG GGCGCCACCCCCAAGGATGGCCCGAGCGCAGGCTGCACCATCGTCACGGCGCTGCTGTCCCTGGCCATGGGCAGGCCCGTCCGGCAGAACCTGGCCATGACTGGCGAGGTCTCCCTCACGGGCAAGATCCTGCCTGTTGGCGGCATCAAGGAGAAGACCATTGCG GCCAAGCGCGCAGGGGTGACGTGCATTGTCCTGCCAGCCGAGAACAAGAAGGACTTCTACGACCTGGCAGCCTTCATCACCGAGGGCCTGGAGGTGCACTTCGTGGAGCACTACCGGGAGATCTTTGACATCGCCTTCCCGGACgagcaggcagaggcagaggcgcTGGCTGTGGAGCGGTGA
- the LONP1 gene encoding lon protease homolog, mitochondrial isoform X2, whose product MAASTGYVRLWGAARCWALRRPILAAAGGRVPTAAGAWLFRGRRACDAFPPWALWGRGPVIGGQWRGFWEANSRGGGAFSGGQDASEGGAEEGAGGAGGSAGGGEGPVITALTPMTIPDVFPHLPLIAITRNPVFPRFIKIIEVKNKKLAELLRRKVRLAQPYVGVFLKRDDNNESDVVENLDEIYHTGTFAQIHEMQDLGDKLRMIVMGHRRVHISRQLEVEPEELEAENKHKPRRKSKRGKKEAEDELSARHPTELAMEPAPELPAEVLMVEVENVVHEDFQVTEEVKALTAEIVKTIRDIIALNPLYRESVLQMMQAGQRVVDNPIYLSDMGAALTGAESHELQDVLEETNIPKRLYKALSLLKKEFELSKLQQRLGREVEEKIKQTHRKYLLQEQLKIIKKELGLEKDDKDAIEEKFRERLKELVVPKHVMDVVDEELSKLGLLDNHSSEFNVTRNYLDWLTSIPWGKYSNENLDLVRAQAVLEEDHYGMEDVKKRILEFIAVSQLRGSTQGKILCFYGPPGVGKTSIARSIARALNREYFRFSVGGMTDVAEIKGHRRTYVGAMPGKIIQCLKKTKTENPLILIDEVDKIGRGYQGDPSSALLELLDPEQNANFLDHYLDVPVDLSKVLFICTANVTDTIPEPLRDRMEMINVSGYVAQEKLAIAERYLVPQARALCGLDESKAKLSSDVLTLLIKQYCRESGVRNLQKQVEKVLRKSAYKIVSGEAKSVEVTPENLQDFVGKPVFTVERMYDVTPPGVVMGLAWTAMGGSTLFVETSLRRPQDKDAKGDKDGSLEVTGQLGEVMKESARIAYTFARAFLMQHAPANNYLVTSHIHLHVPEGATPKDGPSAGCTIVTALLSLAMGRPVRQNLAMTGEVSLTGKILPVGGIKEKTIAAQAGLTMTLPPGQARRGDVHCPASREQEGLLRPGSLHHRGPGGALRGALPGDL is encoded by the exons ATGGCGGCGAGCACAGGCTACGTGCGACTGTGGGGAGCGGCGCGGTGCTGGGCGCTGCGGCGGCCGATACTGGCCGCCGCCGGGGGGCGGGTCCCCACTGCAGCCGGAGCGTGGTTGTTCCGAGGCCGGCGGGCCTGTGACGCCTTTCCTCCTTGGGCACTGTGGGGCCGAGGCCCGGTAATTGGGGGCCAGTGGCGGGGGTTTTGGGAAGCGAACAGCCGCGGCGGAGGAGCATTCTCGGGGGGCCAGGACGCCTCCGAGGGCGGCGCAGAGGAAGGAGCCGGGGGCGCGGGGGGCAGCGCGGGCGGCGGGGAAGGCCCGGTCATAACGGCGCTCACGCCCATGACGATCCCCGATGTGTTCCCGCACTTGCCGCTCATCGCCATCACCCGCAACCCGGTGTTCCCGCGCTTTATCAAGATTATCGAG GTTAAAAATAAGAAGTTGGCTGAGCTGCTAAGAAGGAAAGTCCGTCTCGCCCAGCCTTATGTCGGTGTCTTTCTAAAGAGAGATGACAA CAACGAGTCGGATGTGGTGGAGAACCTGGATGAAATCTACCACACGGGGACATTTGCCCAGATCCACGAGATGCAGGACCTTGGGGACAAGCTGCGCATGATCGTCATGGGACACAGAAG AGTCCATATCAGCAGACAGCTGGAGGTGGAGCCCGAGGAGCTGGAGGCGGAGAACAAGCACAAGCCCCGCAGGAAGTCGAAGCGGGGCAAGAAGGAGGCGGAGGACGAGCTGAGTGCCAGGCACCCGACGGAGCTGGCGATGGAGCCTGCCCCCGAGCTCCCGGCCGAGGTGCTCATGGTGGAGGTGGAGAACGTCGTCCATGAGGACTTCCAGGTCACAGAGGAGGTGAAA GCCCTGACCGCAGAGATCGTGAAGACCATCCGGGACATCATTGCCCTGAACCCTCTCTACAG GGAGTCGGTGCTGCAGATGATGCAGGCTGGCCAGCGGGTGGTGGACAACCCCATCTACCTGAGCGACATGGGCGCTGCGCTCACCGGGGCCGAGTCCCACGAGCTGCAGGACGTCCTGGAAGAGACCAAC ATTCCCAAGCGGCTGTACAAGGCCCTCTCCCTGCTGAAGAAGGAATTTGAACTGAGCAAGCTGCAGCAGCGCCTGGGGCGGGAG GTGGAGGAAAAGATCAAGCAGACCCATCGCAAGTACCTGCTGCAGGAGCAGCTGAAGATCATCAAgaaggagctgggcctggagaagGACGACAAGGACGCCATCGAGGAGAAGTTCCGGGAGCGCCTCAAGGAGCTCGTGGTCCCCAAGCATGTCATGGATGTTGTGGACGAGGAGCTGAGCAAGCTGGGCCTGCTGGACAACCACTCCTCGGAATTCAA TGTCACCCGCAACTACCTAGATTGGCTCACGTCCATCCCTTGGGGCAAGTACAGCAACGAGAACCTGGACCTGGTGCGGGCACAGGCAGTGCTGGAGGAAGACCACTACGGCATGGAGGACGTCAAGAAACGCATCCTG GAGTTCATTGCCGTCAGCCAGCTCCGCGGCTCCACCCAGGGCAAGATCCTCTGCTTCTACGGCCCCCCTGGCGTGGGCAAGACCAGCATTGCCCGCTCCATCGCCCGCGCCCTGAACCGAGAGTACTTCCGCTTCAGCGTTGGGGGCATGACTGACGTGGCTGAGATCAAGGGCCACAG GCGGACCTACGTGGGCGCCATGCCCGGGAAAATCATCCAGTGTCTGAAGAAGACCAAGACGGAGAATCCCCTGATCCTCATTGACGAG GTGGACAAGATCGGCCGGGGCTACCAGGGGGACCCCTCGTCCGCGCTGCTGGAGCTGCTGGACCCAGAGCAGAACGCCAACTTCCTGGACCACTACCTGGACGTGCCCGTGGACTTGTCCAAG GTGCTGTTCATCTGCACGGCCAACGTCACGGACACCATCCCGGAGCCGCTCCGAGACCGCATGGAGATGATCAATGTGTCGGGCTACGTGGCCCAGGAGAAGCTGGCCATTGCAGAG CGCTACCTGGTGCCCCAGGCCCGCGCCCTGTGCGGCCTGGATGAGAGCAAGGCCAAGCTGTCGTCGGACGTGCTGACGCTGCTCATCAAGCAGTACTGCCGCGAGAGCGGCGTCCGCAACCTGCAGAAGCAAGTGGAGAAG GTGTTGCGGAAATCGGCCTACAAGATAGTCAGCGGCGAGGCCAAGTCCGTGGAGGTGACGCCCGAGAACCTCCAGGACTTCGTGGGGAAGCCCGTGTTCACTGTGGAGCGCATGTACGACGTGACGCCGCCCGGCGTGGTCATGGGGCTGGCCTGGACTGCCATGG GAGGCTCCACACTGTTTGTGGAGACATCCCTGAGACGGCCACAGGACAAGGACGCCAAGGGTGACAAGGACGGCAGCCTGGAGGTGACAGGCCAGCTGGGGGAGGTGATGAAGGAGAGCGCCCGCATAGCCTACACCTTCGCCAGGGCCTTCCTCATGCAGCACGCCCCCGCCAACAACTACCTGGTGACCTCACACATCCACCTGCATGTGCCCGAG GGCGCCACCCCCAAGGATGGCCCGAGCGCAGGCTGCACCATCGTCACGGCGCTGCTGTCCCTGGCCATGGGCAGGCCCGTCCGGCAGAACCTGGCCATGACTGGCGAGGTCTCCCTCACGGGCAAGATCCTGCCTGTTGGCGGCATCAAGGAGAAGACCATTGCG GCCCAGGCAGGGCTGACCATGACTCTGCCCCCAGGCCAAGCGCGCAGGGGTGACGTGCATTGTCCTGCCAGCCGAGAACAAGAAGGACTTCTACGACCTGGCAGCCTTCATCACCGAGGGCCTGGAGGTGCACTTCGTGGAGCACTACCGGGAGATCTTTGA
- the HSD11B1L gene encoding hydroxysteroid 11-beta-dehydrogenase 1-like protein isoform X16 — MASPEAPESVVQFALDKLGGLDYLVLNHIGGVPAGTRARTPQATRWLMQAPPLPVTRECHLQVNFLSYVQLTSRALPSLTDSKGSLVVVSSLLGRVPTSFSTPYSAAKFALDSFFGSLRRELDVQDVNVAITMCVLGLRDRASAAEAVRGVTRVKAAPGPKAALAVIRGGATRAAGVFYPWRFHLLCLLRRWLPRPRAWFIRQDLNVTAAAAA; from the exons atggcctcccctgaggcgcCCGAGAGTGTGGTGCAGTTTGCGCTGGACAAGCTGG GAGGGCTGGACTATCTCGTGCTGAACCACATCGGCGGCGTCCCGGCCGGCACGCGAGCCCGCACCCCCCAGGCGACGCGCTGGCTCATGCAG GCTCCGCCTCTGCCGGTGACTCGCGAGTGCCACCTGCAGGTAAACTTTCTGAGCTACGTGCAACTGACGTCGCGGGCGCTGCCCAGCCTGACGGACAGCAAGGGCTCCCTGGTGGTGGTGTCCTCGCTGCTCG GCCGCGTGCCCACGTCGTTCTCCACTCCCTACTCAGCGGCCAAGTTCGCGCTGGACAGCTTCTTCGGCTCCCTGCGGCGGGAACTGGACGTGCAGGACGTGAACGTGGCAATCACCATGTGTGTCCTGGGCCTCCGAGATCGCGCCTCCGCCGCTGAGGCAGTCAG GGGAGTCACGAGGGTCAAGGCGGCCCCGGGGCCCAAGGCAGCCCTGGCCGTGATCCGCGGCGGCGCCACGCGCGCAGCTGGCGTCTTCTACCCGTGGCGTTTCCACCTGCTGTGCTTGCTCCGGCGCTGGCTGCCGCGCCCGCGGGCCTGGTTTATCCGCCAGGATCTCAACGTCACGGCCGCTGCTGCAGCCTGA
- the HSD11B1L gene encoding hydroxysteroid 11-beta-dehydrogenase 1-like protein isoform X18, whose amino-acid sequence MASPEAPESVVQFALDKLGGLDYLVLNHIGGVPAGTRARTPQATRWLMQVNFLSYVQLTSRALPSLTDSKGSLVVVSSLLGRVPTSFSTPYSAAKFALDSFFGSLRRELDVQDVNVAITMCVLGLRDRASAAEAVRGVTRVKAAPGPKAALAVIRGGATRAAGVFYPWRFHLLCLLRRWLPRPRAWFIRQDLNVTAAAAA is encoded by the exons atggcctcccctgaggcgcCCGAGAGTGTGGTGCAGTTTGCGCTGGACAAGCTGG GAGGGCTGGACTATCTCGTGCTGAACCACATCGGCGGCGTCCCGGCCGGCACGCGAGCCCGCACCCCCCAGGCGACGCGCTGGCTCATGCAG GTAAACTTTCTGAGCTACGTGCAACTGACGTCGCGGGCGCTGCCCAGCCTGACGGACAGCAAGGGCTCCCTGGTGGTGGTGTCCTCGCTGCTCG GCCGCGTGCCCACGTCGTTCTCCACTCCCTACTCAGCGGCCAAGTTCGCGCTGGACAGCTTCTTCGGCTCCCTGCGGCGGGAACTGGACGTGCAGGACGTGAACGTGGCAATCACCATGTGTGTCCTGGGCCTCCGAGATCGCGCCTCCGCCGCTGAGGCAGTCAG GGGAGTCACGAGGGTCAAGGCGGCCCCGGGGCCCAAGGCAGCCCTGGCCGTGATCCGCGGCGGCGCCACGCGCGCAGCTGGCGTCTTCTACCCGTGGCGTTTCCACCTGCTGTGCTTGCTCCGGCGCTGGCTGCCGCGCCCGCGGGCCTGGTTTATCCGCCAGGATCTCAACGTCACGGCCGCTGCTGCAGCCTGA
- the HSD11B1L gene encoding hydroxysteroid 11-beta-dehydrogenase 1-like protein isoform X19: MASPEAPESVVQFALDKLGGLDYLVLNHIGGVPAGTRARTPQATRWLMQVNFLSYVQLTSRALPSLTDSKGSLVVVSSLLAAKFALDSFFGSLRRELDVQDVNVAITMCVLGLRDRASAAEAVRGVTRVKAAPGPKAALAVIRGGATRAAGVFYPWRFHLLCLLRRWLPRPRAWFIRQDLNVTAAAAA, from the exons atggcctcccctgaggcgcCCGAGAGTGTGGTGCAGTTTGCGCTGGACAAGCTGG GAGGGCTGGACTATCTCGTGCTGAACCACATCGGCGGCGTCCCGGCCGGCACGCGAGCCCGCACCCCCCAGGCGACGCGCTGGCTCATGCAG GTAAACTTTCTGAGCTACGTGCAACTGACGTCGCGGGCGCTGCCCAGCCTGACGGACAGCAAGGGCTCCCTGGTGGTGGTGTCCTCGCTGCTCG CGGCCAAGTTCGCGCTGGACAGCTTCTTCGGCTCCCTGCGGCGGGAACTGGACGTGCAGGACGTGAACGTGGCAATCACCATGTGTGTCCTGGGCCTCCGAGATCGCGCCTCCGCCGCTGAGGCAGTCAG GGGAGTCACGAGGGTCAAGGCGGCCCCGGGGCCCAAGGCAGCCCTGGCCGTGATCCGCGGCGGCGCCACGCGCGCAGCTGGCGTCTTCTACCCGTGGCGTTTCCACCTGCTGTGCTTGCTCCGGCGCTGGCTGCCGCGCCCGCGGGCCTGGTTTATCCGCCAGGATCTCAACGTCACGGCCGCTGCTGCAGCCTGA
- the HSD11B1L gene encoding hydroxysteroid 11-beta-dehydrogenase 1-like protein isoform X20, translated as MQAPPLPVTRECHLQVNFLSYVQLTSRALPSLTDSKGSLVVVSSLLGRVPTSFSTPYSAAKFALDSFFGSLRRELDVQDVNVAITMCVLGLRDRASAAEAVRGVTRVKAAPGPKAALAVIRGGATRAAGVFYPWRFHLLCLLRRWLPRPRAWFIRQDLNVTAAAAA; from the exons ATGCAG GCTCCGCCTCTGCCGGTGACTCGCGAGTGCCACCTGCAGGTAAACTTTCTGAGCTACGTGCAACTGACGTCGCGGGCGCTGCCCAGCCTGACGGACAGCAAGGGCTCCCTGGTGGTGGTGTCCTCGCTGCTCG GCCGCGTGCCCACGTCGTTCTCCACTCCCTACTCAGCGGCCAAGTTCGCGCTGGACAGCTTCTTCGGCTCCCTGCGGCGGGAACTGGACGTGCAGGACGTGAACGTGGCAATCACCATGTGTGTCCTGGGCCTCCGAGATCGCGCCTCCGCCGCTGAGGCAGTCAG GGGAGTCACGAGGGTCAAGGCGGCCCCGGGGCCCAAGGCAGCCCTGGCCGTGATCCGCGGCGGCGCCACGCGCGCAGCTGGCGTCTTCTACCCGTGGCGTTTCCACCTGCTGTGCTTGCTCCGGCGCTGGCTGCCGCGCCCGCGGGCCTGGTTTATCCGCCAGGATCTCAACGTCACGGCCGCTGCTGCAGCCTGA
- the HSD11B1L gene encoding hydroxysteroid 11-beta-dehydrogenase 1-like protein isoform X21, with the protein MQVNFLSYVQLTSRALPSLTDSKGSLVVVSSLLGRVPTSFSTPYSAAKFALDSFFGSLRRELDVQDVNVAITMCVLGLRDRASAAEAVRGVTRVKAAPGPKAALAVIRGGATRAAGVFYPWRFHLLCLLRRWLPRPRAWFIRQDLNVTAAAAA; encoded by the exons ATGCAG GTAAACTTTCTGAGCTACGTGCAACTGACGTCGCGGGCGCTGCCCAGCCTGACGGACAGCAAGGGCTCCCTGGTGGTGGTGTCCTCGCTGCTCG GCCGCGTGCCCACGTCGTTCTCCACTCCCTACTCAGCGGCCAAGTTCGCGCTGGACAGCTTCTTCGGCTCCCTGCGGCGGGAACTGGACGTGCAGGACGTGAACGTGGCAATCACCATGTGTGTCCTGGGCCTCCGAGATCGCGCCTCCGCCGCTGAGGCAGTCAG GGGAGTCACGAGGGTCAAGGCGGCCCCGGGGCCCAAGGCAGCCCTGGCCGTGATCCGCGGCGGCGCCACGCGCGCAGCTGGCGTCTTCTACCCGTGGCGTTTCCACCTGCTGTGCTTGCTCCGGCGCTGGCTGCCGCGCCCGCGGGCCTGGTTTATCCGCCAGGATCTCAACGTCACGGCCGCTGCTGCAGCCTGA
- the HSD11B1L gene encoding hydroxysteroid 11-beta-dehydrogenase 1-like protein isoform X17 — MASPEAPESVVQFALDKLGGLDYLVLNHIGGVPAGTRARTPQATRWLMQAPPLPVTRECHLQVNFLSYVQLTSRALPSLTDSKGSLVVVSSLLAAKFALDSFFGSLRRELDVQDVNVAITMCVLGLRDRASAAEAVRGVTRVKAAPGPKAALAVIRGGATRAAGVFYPWRFHLLCLLRRWLPRPRAWFIRQDLNVTAAAAA, encoded by the exons atggcctcccctgaggcgcCCGAGAGTGTGGTGCAGTTTGCGCTGGACAAGCTGG GAGGGCTGGACTATCTCGTGCTGAACCACATCGGCGGCGTCCCGGCCGGCACGCGAGCCCGCACCCCCCAGGCGACGCGCTGGCTCATGCAG GCTCCGCCTCTGCCGGTGACTCGCGAGTGCCACCTGCAGGTAAACTTTCTGAGCTACGTGCAACTGACGTCGCGGGCGCTGCCCAGCCTGACGGACAGCAAGGGCTCCCTGGTGGTGGTGTCCTCGCTGCTCG CGGCCAAGTTCGCGCTGGACAGCTTCTTCGGCTCCCTGCGGCGGGAACTGGACGTGCAGGACGTGAACGTGGCAATCACCATGTGTGTCCTGGGCCTCCGAGATCGCGCCTCCGCCGCTGAGGCAGTCAG GGGAGTCACGAGGGTCAAGGCGGCCCCGGGGCCCAAGGCAGCCCTGGCCGTGATCCGCGGCGGCGCCACGCGCGCAGCTGGCGTCTTCTACCCGTGGCGTTTCCACCTGCTGTGCTTGCTCCGGCGCTGGCTGCCGCGCCCGCGGGCCTGGTTTATCCGCCAGGATCTCAACGTCACGGCCGCTGCTGCAGCCTGA